From Micromonospora nigra, one genomic window encodes:
- a CDS encoding ABC transporter permease: MGSVTATVAPPPASNVILWFRTFRAIAGSGFRRYSTYRQATVAGVVTNTVFGFLRCYVLLAVAGAAGTVAGYDRAQLVTFVWASQGLLAVILVGSWTELADRIRTGEVVTDLLRPVHPVTSLLAADLGRAWYAALTRLPPPLLVGPLFFPVHLPDRPATVPLFLLSVPVAVVLGFGCRFLVNATAYWLHDVRGPMILWLLASTGLAGLYFPLRFLPDWLQLVLWLGTPFPSLLQTSLDVLVERDPTGTQLGLVALQVAWAGLVLAACRLVQHRAERRMVAQGG, translated from the coding sequence GTGGGCTCGGTCACCGCCACTGTGGCACCGCCCCCGGCGTCAAACGTTATCCTATGGTTCCGGACATTTAGGGCTATAGCCGGATCGGGCTTCCGACGATACTCCACCTACCGGCAGGCAACCGTGGCCGGCGTGGTCACCAACACCGTCTTCGGCTTCCTGCGCTGCTACGTCCTGCTCGCCGTGGCCGGGGCCGCCGGCACCGTGGCCGGGTACGACCGCGCGCAGCTGGTCACCTTCGTCTGGGCCAGCCAGGGCCTGCTCGCCGTGATTCTGGTCGGCTCGTGGACCGAGCTGGCCGACCGGATCCGCACCGGGGAGGTGGTCACCGACCTGCTGCGTCCCGTCCACCCGGTCACCAGCCTGCTCGCCGCCGACCTGGGCCGCGCCTGGTACGCCGCGTTGACCCGGCTGCCGCCCCCACTGCTCGTCGGACCGCTGTTCTTCCCCGTCCACCTGCCCGACCGTCCCGCCACCGTGCCGCTGTTCCTGCTGTCCGTGCCGGTCGCCGTGGTCCTCGGCTTCGGCTGCCGGTTCCTGGTCAACGCCACCGCGTACTGGCTGCACGACGTACGGGGGCCGATGATCCTGTGGCTGCTCGCCTCCACCGGGCTCGCCGGGCTGTACTTCCCGCTGCGCTTCCTGCCCGACTGGCTCCAGCTCGTCCTCTGGCTGGGCACCCCGTTCCCGAGCCTGCTCCAGACCTCGCTCGACGTGCTGGTCGAGCGGGACCCGACGGGTACCCAGCTCGGCCTGGTCGCCCTTCAGGTCGCCTGGGCGGGGCTGGTGCTGGCGGCCTGCCGGCTGGTGCAGCACCGCGCCGAGCGCCGGATGGTGGCGCAGGGTGGGTGA
- a CDS encoding DUF3558 family protein yields the protein MTTPPVPLRLPVAGLAAAVVIALTGCSTPADAPVAATPSGSDAPLTAPTVPADTPTAVDPATAAPVTVDPCMLLTDEEAERLAGTPLQDPVPAGLTCTRTGPVTGPTAQVEVFVGDGAKKYLDIQRSLGHELRTLPGIGDECLADESEIFVRRGDLWVSVRLVRLVDPAENAEPLAEAARTVATRI from the coding sequence GTGACCACCCCTCCCGTCCCGCTGCGTCTGCCCGTGGCCGGTCTGGCCGCTGCGGTGGTCATCGCGCTGACCGGCTGCTCGACACCCGCCGACGCCCCGGTCGCCGCCACCCCGTCCGGGTCGGACGCCCCGCTGACGGCACCCACCGTCCCGGCGGACACCCCGACGGCGGTGGACCCGGCGACGGCAGCCCCGGTGACGGTGGACCCCTGCATGCTGCTGACCGACGAGGAGGCCGAGCGGCTGGCCGGCACCCCGCTGCAGGATCCGGTCCCCGCCGGGCTGACCTGCACCCGCACCGGGCCGGTGACCGGCCCGACGGCGCAGGTCGAGGTCTTCGTCGGTGACGGCGCCAAGAAGTACCTCGACATCCAGCGCAGCCTCGGCCACGAGCTGCGGACCCTTCCCGGCATCGGCGACGAGTGCCTTGCCGACGAGTCCGAGATCTTCGTCCGCCGGGGGGACCTCTGGGTGTCCGTGCGCCTGGTGCGCCTCGTCGACCCCGCCGAGAACGCCGAACCGCTCGCCGAGGCGGCCCGCACCGTGGCCACCCGCATCTGA
- a CDS encoding WG repeat-containing protein — MVDDAEPEAPIPPRPVRDVDLAPARPAPPASHEVAPVSAPPGRPDEPGPATADGTPDEPAAPSTADGTAPAATGPSDPAAPAVPAPTPPDTPDPVPPTVEPGSAVEQDPVAHRTDPAPTVEPAPASPPTPEDPALPGAVATHSAPPPGPTPSAPPRPVPPDEPRSTPPVEPRPVPEEAAPEPLATAVPAAAASAPPQGPADTPPGGPTATDASPATPPPVPAPQPARPVSAPPTAAPPVPAPPAPPAPPAPPVPTPPAPPVPAPPAPPVPTPPVSAPPVSAPPATPTSAPPVGPGPGGRSDLTPGPQVDPEQVLAGYPWRLHPEKLRELVDEPEDLRSVRRRLTEKLGTALDNRSRARLLSLRSVVSRVLDDLDDALSDGRLAVTYAEATGELRRTAIAQARLAHVLQWRGEYAEADRLYAEANSPELPARLRATLHEHAGRSCYDQGRLIEACHHFERALDLRGVQDRELTARIEVSLDAIAARAARDGFGPPPRTLAEVRDLGREPVLTFDERQRRWGYADSEGDLVLDGYAEARPFQEGVAWVRRPDRATWELIDTTGSTLLGPHFRAVGSFSDGLAWVSVDGTGDWFAIDRAGEVVVPPGFEDVRPFRRGVAAVRRGGWGAVDRTGRLVVPTRYHGMTTPLADGRYVDGFTDEGLAVVDAGGRRGVVDRTGRTVVPAAHPVLVIHPVAFLVGDGAGRWGALDRRGAPLIEVAHRSPARLVEEIDQLLTDTRPVL; from the coding sequence GTGGTCGACGACGCGGAGCCGGAGGCACCGATCCCACCCCGGCCAGTCCGCGACGTCGACCTGGCCCCCGCCCGCCCTGCTCCACCGGCGTCCCACGAGGTGGCCCCGGTCTCCGCCCCGCCCGGCCGACCCGACGAGCCCGGGCCGGCGACCGCCGACGGTACGCCGGACGAACCGGCGGCACCGTCCACAGCCGACGGCACCGCACCAGCGGCGACCGGCCCGTCCGACCCCGCCGCTCCGGCCGTCCCCGCCCCCACGCCCCCGGACACTCCCGACCCCGTACCGCCGACCGTGGAACCCGGTTCGGCAGTCGAGCAGGATCCGGTCGCGCACCGAACCGACCCCGCCCCCACGGTCGAACCGGCACCTGCCAGCCCACCCACACCCGAAGACCCCGCGTTGCCCGGCGCTGTCGCAACCCACTCCGCCCCACCGCCGGGCCCGACGCCATCGGCACCACCACGGCCGGTGCCGCCCGACGAACCACGGTCGACACCGCCGGTCGAACCACGGCCGGTGCCGGAGGAAGCCGCGCCGGAGCCACTCGCGACGGCTGTCCCGGCAGCCGCCGCGTCCGCTCCACCGCAAGGCCCGGCCGACACTCCGCCGGGCGGTCCCACCGCCACCGACGCTTCCCCGGCGACCCCGCCCCCCGTCCCCGCACCGCAGCCGGCCCGGCCGGTGTCGGCGCCACCTACCGCCGCGCCGCCCGTCCCGGCACCACCCGCACCACCCGCACCACCCGCGCCGCCCGTCCCGACACCACCCGCGCCGCCCGTCCCGGCACCACCCGCGCCGCCCGTCCCGACACCACCCGTCTCAGCACCACCCGTCTCAGCACCACCCGCAACCCCCACCTCGGCACCACCTGTGGGGCCGGGACCGGGCGGGCGGTCCGACCTGACCCCGGGCCCGCAGGTGGATCCCGAGCAGGTGCTCGCCGGATATCCGTGGCGGTTGCACCCGGAGAAGCTGCGCGAGCTGGTCGACGAGCCGGAGGACCTGCGATCGGTACGCCGCCGGCTCACCGAGAAGCTCGGTACGGCTCTCGACAACCGGTCCCGGGCCCGACTGCTCAGCCTGCGCTCGGTGGTCTCCCGCGTTCTCGACGACCTCGACGACGCGCTGTCCGACGGTCGGCTGGCGGTCACGTACGCCGAGGCGACCGGTGAGCTGCGTCGGACCGCCATCGCCCAGGCACGACTCGCCCACGTGCTCCAGTGGCGGGGCGAGTACGCCGAGGCGGACCGGCTCTACGCCGAGGCGAACTCACCCGAGCTGCCGGCCCGGCTCCGGGCGACCCTGCACGAGCACGCCGGCCGGTCCTGTTACGACCAGGGCCGGCTGATCGAGGCGTGCCACCACTTCGAACGCGCGTTGGACCTGCGCGGGGTGCAGGACCGGGAGCTGACCGCACGCATCGAGGTGTCGCTGGACGCGATCGCCGCGCGGGCCGCCAGGGACGGCTTCGGGCCGCCACCACGGACCCTGGCCGAGGTGCGGGACCTCGGCCGCGAACCGGTGTTGACGTTCGACGAGCGGCAGCGACGCTGGGGGTACGCCGACAGCGAGGGCGATCTGGTGCTCGACGGGTACGCCGAGGCCAGGCCGTTCCAGGAGGGGGTGGCGTGGGTACGGCGACCCGACCGGGCGACCTGGGAACTCATCGACACCACCGGGTCGACGCTTCTCGGGCCGCACTTCCGGGCCGTCGGGTCCTTCTCCGACGGGTTGGCCTGGGTGTCGGTCGACGGCACGGGTGACTGGTTCGCGATCGACCGGGCGGGTGAGGTGGTCGTCCCACCCGGTTTCGAGGACGTACGCCCCTTCCGCCGGGGCGTGGCGGCGGTGCGCCGGGGCGGCTGGGGTGCCGTCGACCGCACCGGCCGGCTGGTGGTGCCGACGCGCTACCACGGCATGACCACCCCGCTCGCGGACGGCCGGTACGTCGACGGTTTCACCGACGAGGGACTGGCGGTGGTGGACGCCGGTGGGCGGCGTGGCGTGGTGGACCGGACGGGACGGACGGTCGTGCCCGCGGCGCACCCGGTGCTGGTCATCCACCCGGTGGCCTTCCTGGTCGGCGACGGGGCGGGACGCTGGGGTGCGCTCGACCGGCGCGGCGCCCCGCTGATCGAGGTGGCACACCGCAGCCCGGCCCGGTTGGTCGAGGAGATCGACCAGTTGCTCACCGACACCCGGCCGGTGCTCTGA
- a CDS encoding ABC transporter permease — protein sequence MGEPAAYWALLRGQARSQAAYRTSFAVDLVGNVGATVLDVLTVLVIFGVTRELGGFTLRESLVLVALTAVSFAVADLLVGNIERLPRYVRTGLFDAVLVRPLGALPQLLLMELPLRKLSRAAFGLTVYLVALRSAEIDWTPGRLLLAVVAPVAAVVFFGSVFVATATLSFRWVDSGELANSVTYGGRDFTSYPMTVYDGWFRALFAYGLGFAFVSYHPALALLGRADPLGLPAWVGRVSPAVALVAAALAAAAWRAGVRHYRSTGS from the coding sequence GTGGGTGAGCCGGCCGCGTACTGGGCGCTGCTGCGGGGCCAGGCCCGCTCGCAGGCGGCGTACCGCACCTCGTTCGCCGTCGACCTCGTCGGCAACGTCGGGGCCACCGTCCTCGACGTGCTGACCGTGCTGGTCATCTTCGGGGTGACCCGCGAACTGGGTGGCTTCACGCTGCGCGAGTCGCTGGTGCTGGTGGCGCTGACGGCCGTCTCGTTCGCCGTCGCCGACCTGCTGGTCGGCAACATCGAACGGCTGCCCCGGTACGTGCGCACCGGCCTGTTCGACGCCGTCCTGGTGCGTCCGCTGGGTGCCCTGCCGCAGCTGCTGCTGATGGAGCTGCCGCTGCGCAAGCTCTCCCGGGCGGCCTTCGGGCTGACGGTCTACCTGGTGGCGTTGCGCTCCGCGGAGATCGACTGGACGCCGGGGCGGCTGCTGCTCGCGGTGGTCGCACCGGTGGCCGCGGTGGTGTTCTTCGGGTCGGTGTTCGTGGCCACGGCGACACTGTCGTTCCGCTGGGTCGACTCCGGCGAGCTGGCCAACTCGGTCACCTACGGGGGGCGGGACTTCACCTCGTACCCGATGACCGTCTACGACGGCTGGTTCCGCGCGCTGTTCGCGTACGGCCTCGGGTTCGCCTTCGTCAGCTACCACCCGGCGCTGGCGCTGCTCGGCCGGGCCGACCCGCTGGGCCTGCCCGCCTGGGTGGGTCGGGTCTCGCCGGCCGTCGCGCTGGTCGCCGCCGCGCTCGCCGCGGCGGCCTGGCGCGCGGGGGTCCGCCACTACCGGAGTACGGGGTCATGA
- a CDS encoding aldo/keto reductase family protein → MEFRHLGRSGLMVSEISYGNWITHGSQVAEDAAFACVRAALDAGITTFDTADVYAGTRAEDVLGRALRDERREGLEIFTKVYWPTGPGRNDRGLSRKHIMESIDGSLRRLRTDYVDLYQAHRYDYSTPLEETMEAFADVVHSGKAHYIGVSEWKASQLREAHRLARELRIPLVSNQPQYSMLWRVIETEVVPTSEELGVGQIVWSPMAQGVLSGKYLPGQPPPAGSRATDEKSGAGFIAKWLTDDVLVRVQQLKPLAEQAGLSMAQLALAWVLQNPNVSSAIVGASRPEQVHDNVKAAGVKLDADLLKAIDEIVEPVTERDPARTESPAERP, encoded by the coding sequence ATGGAATTCCGACACCTGGGCCGCTCCGGCCTGATGGTCAGCGAGATCTCGTACGGCAACTGGATCACCCACGGCTCGCAGGTGGCGGAGGACGCCGCGTTCGCGTGCGTCCGGGCCGCCCTGGACGCCGGCATCACCACCTTCGACACCGCAGACGTGTACGCCGGAACCCGCGCCGAGGACGTGCTCGGCCGGGCGCTGCGGGACGAGCGGCGCGAGGGCCTTGAGATCTTCACGAAGGTCTACTGGCCGACAGGTCCCGGCCGCAACGACCGCGGCCTGTCCCGCAAGCACATCATGGAGTCGATCGACGGCTCGTTGCGCCGGCTGCGAACCGACTACGTGGACCTCTACCAGGCCCACCGGTACGACTACAGCACCCCGCTGGAGGAGACGATGGAGGCGTTCGCCGACGTCGTGCACTCCGGCAAGGCCCACTACATCGGTGTCTCCGAGTGGAAGGCGTCGCAGCTCCGCGAGGCCCACCGGCTGGCCCGGGAGCTGCGCATCCCCCTGGTGTCCAACCAGCCGCAGTACTCGATGCTGTGGCGGGTCATCGAGACCGAGGTGGTGCCCACCAGCGAGGAACTGGGCGTCGGGCAGATCGTCTGGTCGCCGATGGCACAGGGCGTATTGTCCGGCAAGTACCTGCCCGGCCAGCCCCCGCCGGCGGGTTCCCGGGCCACCGACGAGAAGTCCGGCGCGGGCTTCATCGCCAAGTGGCTGACCGACGACGTGCTGGTTCGGGTGCAGCAGCTCAAGCCGCTGGCCGAGCAGGCAGGGCTGAGCATGGCGCAGCTCGCCCTGGCCTGGGTGCTGCAGAACCCCAACGTCTCGTCGGCGATCGTCGGGGCGTCCCGCCCCGAGCAGGTGCACGACAACGTCAAGGCCGCCGGCGTCAAGCTCGACGCCGACCTGCTCAAGGCCATCGACGAGATCGTGGAGCCGGTCACCGAACGCGACCCGGCCCGCACCGAGTCCCCCGCCGAACGGCCGTGA
- a CDS encoding site-2 protease family protein, protein MTAYDRPGDGEPLVLGVPRAALRPSPVFLGLVALFVTCGVLAWQGAGNVRLAVFGFVVTGWLVSLCLHEYAHAVVAFRAGDRSVAHRGYLTLNPLKYSHPLLSVVLPVVVVLLGGIGLPGGAVWVDRHAIPGRLRHTLVSLAGPATNVLFTLVLVAVLRLVAPGGGTLEFWAGWALLAFLQLTASVLNLLPVPGLDGGNMLQPWLSPPYRRMYDLFAPYGFILLFALLWNPAIGERFFGGVFAVADLLGLPSGLYALGLDLIRIWRP, encoded by the coding sequence GTGACGGCGTACGACCGGCCGGGGGACGGCGAGCCACTGGTGCTCGGCGTCCCCCGGGCGGCGCTGCGGCCCAGCCCGGTGTTCCTCGGCCTGGTCGCGCTCTTCGTCACCTGCGGCGTGCTGGCCTGGCAGGGAGCCGGCAACGTACGGCTGGCCGTGTTCGGCTTCGTCGTCACCGGCTGGCTGGTCTCGCTCTGCCTGCACGAGTACGCCCACGCGGTGGTCGCCTTCCGGGCCGGCGACCGCAGCGTCGCCCACCGCGGCTATCTCACGCTGAACCCGTTGAAGTACAGCCACCCGCTGCTGTCGGTGGTGCTGCCCGTGGTGGTGGTGCTGCTGGGCGGCATCGGCCTGCCCGGTGGGGCGGTCTGGGTGGACCGGCACGCGATACCGGGGCGCCTGCGGCACACCCTGGTCAGCCTGGCCGGCCCGGCCACCAATGTGCTGTTCACCCTCGTGCTGGTGGCGGTGCTGCGGCTCGTCGCCCCCGGCGGCGGGACGCTGGAGTTCTGGGCCGGGTGGGCGCTGCTGGCCTTCCTCCAACTCACCGCCAGCGTGCTGAACCTGCTGCCGGTGCCGGGCCTGGACGGTGGCAACATGCTCCAGCCGTGGCTGAGCCCCCCGTACCGCCGGATGTACGACCTGTTCGCCCCGTACGGCTTCATCCTGCTGTTCGCGCTGCTGTGGAACCCGGCCATCGGCGAACGGTTCTTCGGCGGGGTCTTCGCCGTCGCCGACCTGCTCGGACTGCCCTCCGGCCTGTACGCGCTGGGACTCGACCTGATCCGTATCTGGCGGCCCTGA
- a CDS encoding TetR/AcrR family transcriptional regulator, with protein MGSAMADVKDTKPTRRYHSPVREENARRTRRAVVAAATELFVARGYTATSLADVAAAAGVARPTVAAAFGSKPALLRQVLDEALAGDDAPVPVAQRPWYKPVWDADTQPAVLDAYAGVCTLIGGRTAAIFETVRRAADTAEEVAEVWETLLRNRRIGARSVVERLRSLGGPLRQGADAERAADVVWFFNDPAHYAALVQRAGWSPDEFRGWLAARMRDALLPD; from the coding sequence ATGGGCAGCGCCATGGCCGACGTCAAGGACACAAAGCCGACCCGGCGTTACCACTCCCCCGTGCGGGAGGAGAACGCCCGCCGCACCCGGCGTGCGGTGGTGGCCGCCGCGACCGAACTCTTCGTCGCCCGGGGGTACACCGCCACGTCGCTGGCCGACGTCGCCGCCGCCGCGGGGGTGGCCCGCCCCACCGTGGCCGCCGCCTTCGGCTCCAAGCCGGCACTGCTGCGGCAGGTGCTCGACGAGGCACTGGCCGGCGACGACGCTCCGGTGCCGGTGGCCCAACGCCCCTGGTACAAGCCCGTGTGGGACGCCGACACCCAGCCGGCGGTCCTCGACGCGTACGCCGGGGTGTGCACGCTGATCGGCGGCCGGACGGCGGCGATCTTCGAGACGGTGCGCCGGGCGGCGGACACCGCCGAGGAGGTGGCCGAGGTCTGGGAGACCCTGCTGCGCAACCGCCGGATCGGCGCGCGCAGCGTGGTCGAGCGACTGCGCTCGCTGGGCGGCCCCCTGCGTCAGGGTGCGGACGCGGAGCGGGCGGCCGACGTGGTGTGGTTCTTCAACGATCCGGCGCACTACGCCGCGCTGGTGCAGCGGGCCGGCTGGTCGCCGGACGAGTTCCGGGGGTGGCTCGCCGCCCGGATGCGCGACGCCCTGCTGCCCGACTGA
- a CDS encoding bifunctional adenosylcobinamide kinase/adenosylcobinamide-phosphate guanylyltransferase — protein MSVDGWNTLLVLGGVRSGKSEFAESLVVDAPTVRYVATAADPTDDDAEWAARIAEHRSRRPETWHTEETADDPRRLADVIAAAAPHETLLVDDLGGWVTVLLDPVHQPADDTATITELARAVRGCAARLVLVSPEVGLSLVPTTALGRAFTDALGTANRAVADACDAVVLVVAGQPCWLKPTAGPTSPAGTGPDSTRVAGTGSGPTTAAPTTDTVPAAGPPPVPAQGAPAITGTPADPDGTPWAAPTMALPMVATGLVIQPGMELPMPDEYAGPQAVERLATLDVPGAGLGVLERVVGFAAATQGTPVPAPWTAARVLLLHGDHTGGATAGTPAGQSARRAAQARAGQGVLARLAADGDADLRVVDAPSSAPIEDGPALDAERVEAALRDGWRLAEEAADAGVRLLVLAACGAGADAAAAAVLAATAGAEPPTVLGRVVTASGEYDDNAWMTRCATVRDALHRTRNSPRTAKDVLAELGGGEIAVATGVLLGATARRLPVLLDGPVGVAAGMVSRDLAGQARHWCLLADHGGHPAVRLAADVLGLTPLVDLRLDLGEGANALTVLPLLRSVLSLAAALPARPSDDPTGAPRPDHDTSGGEPDDDAPEFAEPEPAGPGPTTTEPAPDHAGWRA, from the coding sequence ATGTCCGTTGACGGGTGGAACACCCTCCTGGTGCTCGGCGGTGTCCGGTCCGGCAAGTCCGAGTTCGCCGAGTCCCTGGTGGTCGACGCGCCCACGGTCCGGTACGTGGCCACCGCCGCCGACCCGACCGACGACGACGCCGAGTGGGCCGCCCGCATCGCCGAGCACCGCTCCCGCCGCCCGGAGACGTGGCACACCGAGGAGACCGCCGACGACCCGCGCCGGCTGGCCGACGTGATCGCCGCCGCCGCGCCCCACGAGACGCTGCTCGTCGACGACCTCGGCGGCTGGGTGACGGTGCTGCTGGATCCGGTCCACCAGCCCGCCGACGACACCGCCACCATCACCGAGCTGGCCCGGGCCGTCCGCGGCTGCGCGGCCCGGCTGGTGCTGGTCAGCCCCGAGGTGGGGTTGTCCCTGGTGCCCACCACCGCGCTGGGCCGGGCGTTCACCGACGCACTCGGCACGGCCAACCGGGCGGTGGCCGACGCCTGCGACGCGGTGGTGCTGGTGGTCGCCGGTCAGCCGTGCTGGCTCAAGCCGACCGCCGGCCCCACCTCGCCCGCCGGCACCGGGCCGGACTCCACCCGCGTCGCCGGCACCGGATCCGGCCCGACGACCGCCGCGCCCACCACCGACACCGTCCCGGCCGCCGGCCCGCCGCCGGTGCCCGCCCAGGGCGCCCCCGCCATAACCGGGACCCCCGCCGACCCGGACGGCACCCCCTGGGCGGCCCCCACCATGGCCCTGCCGATGGTGGCCACGGGCCTGGTCATCCAGCCCGGCATGGAACTGCCCATGCCCGACGAGTACGCCGGCCCCCAGGCCGTCGAGCGGCTGGCCACGCTGGACGTTCCCGGGGCCGGTCTCGGCGTGCTCGAACGGGTGGTCGGCTTCGCCGCCGCCACCCAGGGCACCCCCGTCCCGGCCCCCTGGACGGCGGCGCGGGTGCTGCTGCTGCACGGTGACCACACCGGCGGGGCCACCGCCGGAACCCCGGCCGGCCAGTCGGCCCGTCGGGCCGCCCAGGCCCGCGCCGGACAGGGCGTCCTGGCCCGGCTGGCCGCAGACGGCGATGCCGACCTCCGGGTGGTGGACGCCCCCTCCTCCGCCCCGATCGAGGACGGGCCGGCGCTGGACGCCGAGCGGGTCGAGGCGGCACTACGTGACGGTTGGCGGCTCGCCGAGGAGGCCGCCGACGCGGGCGTACGCCTGTTGGTGCTGGCGGCGTGCGGCGCGGGCGCCGACGCGGCGGCGGCGGCGGTGCTGGCGGCGACCGCCGGCGCCGAGCCCCCCACGGTGCTCGGTCGGGTGGTCACCGCCTCGGGCGAGTACGACGACAACGCCTGGATGACCCGGTGTGCGACGGTCCGCGACGCGTTGCACCGCACCCGCAACTCACCGCGCACCGCGAAGGACGTGCTGGCCGAACTGGGGGGCGGCGAGATCGCCGTGGCCACCGGCGTCCTGCTCGGCGCGACCGCCCGACGGTTGCCGGTGCTGCTGGACGGCCCGGTCGGCGTGGCCGCCGGCATGGTCAGCCGCGACCTGGCCGGCCAGGCCCGGCACTGGTGTCTGCTCGCCGACCACGGCGGGCACCCCGCGGTGCGGCTGGCCGCCGACGTGCTCGGCCTGACCCCGCTGGTCGACCTGCGTCTCGACCTGGGCGAGGGCGCGAACGCCCTGACCGTCCTGCCGCTGCTGCGCTCGGTGCTGTCGCTGGCCGCCGCGCTGCCGGCCCGCCCGTCCGACGACCCGACGGGCGCACCGCGACCCGACCACGACACGTCCGGCGGGGAACCCGACGACGACGCGCCGGAGTTCGCCGAGCCGGAGCCGGCCGGGCCGGGTCCCACCACCACCGAGCCCGCCCCGGACCACGCCGGCTGGCGTGCCTGA
- the cobS gene encoding adenosylcobinamide-GDP ribazoletransferase, with protein sequence MPEASLTDGVRLALTTFTTVPVRAGRVDRSAAGTAMALAPAVGAVLGVLLGGVLLLAGALTAPLVAAGVTVGVGALLTRGLHLDGLADTVDALGSYRRGPAALEIMKKPDVGPFGVVALVVVLLVQAAALAELAARSWPALLAAVVTATAAGRLAVGVACRRGVPAARPEGLGALVAGTVEPVALVVGALAVALVAVAAVPDRPWQGPLAVVAALAVAGWLLGHVVRRLGGITGDVLGAAVEVVTTLVYLGLVLSG encoded by the coding sequence GTGCCTGAGGCGTCGCTGACCGACGGCGTACGGCTGGCGCTGACCACCTTCACCACGGTGCCGGTGCGCGCCGGGCGCGTCGACCGGTCGGCCGCGGGCACGGCGATGGCGCTCGCCCCGGCCGTCGGCGCGGTGCTGGGTGTGCTCCTCGGCGGGGTGCTGCTGCTGGCCGGCGCGCTGACCGCGCCGCTGGTCGCGGCCGGGGTGACCGTCGGGGTCGGCGCGCTGCTCACCCGGGGTCTGCACCTCGACGGGCTGGCCGACACCGTCGACGCGCTGGGTTCGTACCGGCGGGGCCCGGCCGCGCTGGAGATCATGAAGAAGCCGGACGTGGGCCCCTTCGGGGTGGTCGCGCTGGTGGTCGTCCTCCTGGTGCAGGCGGCGGCTCTCGCGGAGCTGGCGGCACGGTCGTGGCCGGCGCTGCTCGCGGCGGTGGTCACGGCCACGGCGGCGGGCCGGCTGGCCGTCGGGGTCGCCTGCCGGCGCGGGGTGCCGGCCGCCCGGCCCGAGGGCCTGGGCGCACTGGTCGCCGGCACGGTGGAGCCCGTCGCGCTGGTGGTGGGGGCGCTCGCCGTCGCGCTGGTCGCGGTGGCGGCGGTGCCGGACCGACCGTGGCAGGGGCCGCTCGCCGTCGTCGCCGCGCTGGCCGTCGCGGGGTGGCTGCTGGGGCACGTGGTACGCCGCCTCGGCGGGATCACCGGCGACGTGCTCGGCGCCGCCGTCGAGGTGGTCACCACGCTGGTCTACCTGGGACTGGTGCTGTCCGGCTGA